The Vicugna pacos chromosome 2, VicPac4, whole genome shotgun sequence sequence GCAGGTCTATCAGTGACAAATTCCCTCAACTTTTGTTTGAGAAAATCTtcattcttctttcatttttgaaggagAATTTTGCaggatacagaattctaggttggtgggTTCTTTCTCTCAATACCTTAAATATTTCACTCTACTGTCTTCTTGCTTACATGGTGTCTGAGTTGgatgtaattcttatctttgctcCCCTATAAATAAGGTGTTTTTCCCCTCTGGCTTCATTTCAAGATTTGTTCTTTATCTTTGACATCTGCAGTTTTAAATACCATATGCCTAGGTGTAGCTTCATTGGCCTTCATCCTGCTTGGTGTCCTCTAAGCCTCCCAGAGCTGTGGCTTGGAGTCTGACACTAATTTGAAGCTCTCAGTCATtactgttttaaatgttttttctgtcattttctttcttctccttctggtattcccATTACATGTATGTCACACCTTGAACAGCTGTCCCATAGTCCTTGGATATTCTGTTCCTTCTCTTCCCctggtcttttttctctttactttgtAGTTTTGAAATTTTCTGCTGACATAACCtcaagctcagagattctttcctcagcccTGTCCAGTCTACTAATGAACCCAAAAGCACTCTTTGTTTCTGCTACAGTGGTTTTGATCTCTAGCATGTCTTTTTTATTCTTCCACAGAATTTTCATCTCTACTCACATTATGCATTTGATCTTGCATGTTGTCTACTTTCTCCATTAGAGGCCACAGAATATTAATCATGCTTTTTCTAAATTCCTGGCCTGATCATTCCAACATCACTGCCATATCTGAATCTACTTCTGAGGCTTGTtctgtcttttcaaattgtgttttttgccttttagtatgccctgttatttttctgttgttgctgaCAGTTGGACATGATGTGCTGGGTAAAAAGAACCCAGCGCTGGTAAGTTGTCATTCTCTGTATTGGCGTCTCTCCTCAAATCCGGGGGCAGCAGTTTGCCCCATGACCTCAACTCTTGTTATGAAGCTTTCTACTGTTAAGACACAGTGACAACTACCAAGTTCCTTATATGCTAGACTGAAAGTCCTATACCTGTTTTTCAAAATAACAGACAATACAGAAATATACTAAGCAGAAAATCAAAGTTCCCTAACAAATATAACTGCCTAACAGCTTGGTATGTACTCTTCAGAATCTTCTTCAAAGTATGTGTCCCTTTATAAATGATTTTTTCAGAAAAACAGGATCCTATACAGACCGCTATACTGCAGGACATCATGGCACCTTTAGTACAGGGATGGGTGTAACATTCTCTTTTACTGCTTCCTAGCATTTCTTCATTTGGCTTCTCCTAAATTTAATCAACCTCTACTGAAAAGTAATAGTtacttcaaaaatgaaaatttttatttacaaataatctTGCTTTTACACGTAACTCTACTTGTGCCTTTCCACGGGATAAACTTCTACAGGTAGCGCTGCTGAGTCAACAGCTGTacacacttttaatttttaatacataGAGCCAAATCACGCTTTAAAACAGTTGCTCAGTTTACATTCCCAAACAGTGTTTACAGATCATATTTCTCAGTACTATCCCTGGGTACTTCTAAGTCTTTGCCAACcagataactaatagagaatacCTTACTGTGGTTTATATGTTTTTGATTACCAGCAAGgttaaatatttttcatgttattGGCCATTTGACTTCTTCTTAAAGAACTGCATGATTTTTACTACAGCATACAGgggagatttattttttaaatggaaagtaaATAATAAACTTAAATTGTGGATATCCTCCATCCTAGGTATTGTTGTCAAAGCTATATGGCCCACACGGAACATTCTATTTTACTTCACATTCACCTGGAGAACACATCATTTGCTTAGAATCTAATTCTACAAGGCTTGTGTCCTTCGGAGGGAGCAAGCTGGTAAGTGTAAGCCTCCCGTGCCTCTGGCGAGGAGCACAGCGTCAGCACTCTTCAGGCATGACACCGACATACAGAATCGTTGCACCCAGGACGGCTGGAGGTGTGTGAAGGCCCTGTGCCCAGACCTCAGCACAGCAACCAAAGAGGGAGCTGCCGAGCTTGGGAGGGGTTCATAGGAGAACTATGAAGTTGATTAAAGGGCTTGAAAAATGAGAACTGGGAGGGAAGGTTAAGAGAACTGTGATTATTCAAGCTTGAAAACAATTGAGGGCTGAGGGTGAATTAACAATGGAATTCCAATAAATAAAACTCTTACACGGTAGATGATGATTAGCCATTTTCTAAATATGCTGAGAAGACATGATGAGAATGTATACTTTAACATTAGAAATTTAGTTACACGTGAAGAAAATTTTCCTGAGAGCAGTCAATTTCTCTCAGGGCCACAGGCACTCGCCTAACAGTGAACAACAGTTTAGGAAGGTACAAGTCCTCTTTCAGGCCCGAAGGTACCATTTTATGCATCATTATACAGAGAGAGACCACCGAGTATTACGGGGACTTGAGTGCGGTCAGGAAAAAGAGAGCTCGAGGATGAAGCAGTGTTTGCTCTGGAAAgggggagaggagaaaaggaagggatgGGAAGACACAGAGGGCAAAGCAGGGAGAGGGGCGAGCTGGGCTGAGAacatgtttctttccttttcctatttgTGCAGCGGATCCACTTAGACATTCGAGTTGGAGAACACGACCTTGATGCAGCCATTGCTCAAGCAAAGGACAAAGTTAATGAAGTGAGCTTCAAGCTTGAACATCTAATTGAGCAAATTGAGCAAATAATCAAAGAACAAAACTATCAAAGGGTCAGTCTGCCTACTCAGCTATTCAAACTCTCCCTGCAGGAATGTAACTCTCAAGACAGAGCCCCTGAACCAAGGGAAGAATAAACTgcctgtccccctttctctgagcGAAACCTGTGCGGACACGCAGGGACTAGGGGGAGTGATCTTCCACCGTCCACTGAACCGTGAACTCCTCCAGGAAAGGGACTGCGGCTCATTCACCTGTAGGCTGAGCTcacagaatgaataaataaggtcTTCCAAACACACCCCAAGGACCTGGAGAGTCTCAGTGTGCCCACTTTCTAAGTCACAATTTTGTTCTTGTGACATTGTTTCCTGGGGGACTGTGCTCAGTGGGCTCTGGTCAGACGTGGGCTCAGATCTGCTCCACCACTCATGAACCTTCTACCACCTCTAAGCGTCAGTTTCCttatccagaaaataaaatgagcaCATTGCTGCTTAAAAATAAGGACTCAAATAATGAAACTCTAACACTATTATTAGGTAATGATCACTTTGTTTGATGGTGACAAATAAAACGCATAAAGTTAACAGATCAAATACTTGATCTTTTACACCAAAGTACAAAAATGTTTTATAAGGTTGACTCTTACTCCTTGTCTTTGGCTCACAACACATCTTGGCTTAGAAAATCAGATATTGCACATCAGCATAAGATACTACCTGGGCAACATTAAGTAACTTGAATGCATAGAGCACCTACTCAAATTCATGCATGATGTACCTTAAGAAACTAAACCTGTCTATTTCTCTTCTTTGTAGGACCGTGAAGAAAAATTTCGAATAACCAGTGAAGATACAAATAGCAATGTTTTATGGTGGGCATTCGCACAGACACTAATCTTTATCTCAGTTGGAATTTTCCAAATGAAGTACCTTAGAGACTTCTTCATAGCTAAGAAACTTGTTTAAAGTATTAATAAAGGCAAATAACTACCTTCTAACCTGCATAACGCTtaataaatcaaaatacataTTCATAAATGTGCATTACTTTTATGATTTCAAAGCCATCAGAGGTCAGAATTAGTGCTACAGCATTGTGACGCTGAGTAAATGTCACTTTAACAATGTAGCTTGTGAGTTTGATAGAATAAGCACATGACTTATTTTAAACTTGCTCTAGATCAGCACCattcaacagaatttttttttaaagctacacaTGAAATTTGAAGTTTTCTGGTTACcacatttaaaaagcttttttttttaatggagtagaATTAACCCTAGTGACATATGTTTAACCAATACATCAAACATATTCCAGCTTTAACACATCATcagtataaaattattaatgagatagttTACATTCCTTTTTCGACATGAAGTCTTGGAAATCCAGGTGTATTTTACAATCAAAGCACACCTCAATTTGGACCAGCCACACTTCAAAGGCTCACGGCCGCATGAGGTTCACAGCTGCAGCACGGGACAGAGGGTACGCATCCTTTCCCGACTGCATTCCACTCAGAAAGAGTCGTCCTTAATCTCTGCATTTTCCTATTTCCCTGAAAGACGGCCACCCTTCCGCACACAAGTAAATGGCCCAGAGACTTTCTCTGAACCAAGTTTTCTCAGTGGGTCCCCACTCGGCCTCGGTGCGGACGGAAACTCTCTTCCACAGAGAGGATGGGGCATCCCACGAGGAGCGCAATTCTATGAAAAGCAACTTCTATTTATTTCCTCTAAATTTTGAAGTAATTATAAGCTCACTGCAGTTACAAAAACTAGTACAGAGAGCCCCTTCCACCAGCTCCTCCAGCTACTATTTTTGAAAGGGAAACAAATCTCCCCCAGGTCAAGCCTTTTCACGCGTACGAGGTGGGCAAGGGCCGCAGCCCGGCCTGGCGCACCTCGCGTACGCGGTCCAGCCAGTGGGCCGTGGGCCCCGGGCCCCGGCCACACCCCATCCGGGTCCCtaatccccccacctcccaccggCCAGGCCCAGGCCCGCTTCCTGCTCCTCCGGCCTCTGGTCGGTCTCCCGGCCCTCGTCCCCCGGTCTCCCCCGCCACCACCTGCATTGCGGAGGGCATGAGGGGCCGTCCGGTCCACCCTGCCGGCCCTCTCGCGCCCGACCCCCGGCCCGCCTCCCCACGCCTACCGCTGCCCAGGCCCGGGCCGCAACCTCACCTGACGCCGCTGGCCCGCGGAGGCCCCTGAGCCGCGACGGCCTCTGCCGCTCCACGCCTGCGCCCACATCCCGACGCAACCATGTCGGCGCTGCGCGGGGGCCCACACTGGGCCTGGACTACGGCGCGCTGCCCTCAGGAGAATCCCTGGGCAATGCAGCGTTGGGATGAGCGAGGCGGGTCCGCCTCCCGGTCGTCCGGCCAGACC is a genomic window containing:
- the LOC107034425 gene encoding transmembrane emp24 domain-containing protein 11, coding for MSPIFKTGTFKTQQWDTDRHDFLQSAPGLGMFVTVTTYNDEVLLSKLYGPHGTFYFTSHSPGEHIICLESNSTRLVSFGGSKLRIHLDIRVGEHDLDAAIAQAKDKVNEVSFKLEHLIEQIEQIIKEQNYQRDREEKFRITSEDTNSNVLWWAFAQTLIFISVGIFQMKYLRDFFIAKKLV